The Apibacter raozihei genome contains a region encoding:
- the ftsZ gene encoding cell division protein FtsZ gives MNNTTDNNKLFFELPKNRPSAIKVIGVGGGGNNAVGYMYDQGITGVDFIVCNTDAQALISNPIPNKIQLGNTLTEGLGAGANPEIGEQAALESMDDIKNALGEQTKMVFITAGMGGGTGTGAAPIIAGIAKEMGILTVGIVTIPFSFEGRARLEQAEKGLEKIRKSVDSLIVVKNDKLRELYGNLGYKSGFSKSNEVLSTAAKGIAEVITKNYSINIDLRDAKTVLADSGTAIMGSAIASGPNKAQEAIMAALDSPLLNDNKITGAKNVLLLIVSGDDEITVDEIGIINDHIQSEAGNSTNIIMGIGEDESLGDNISVTVIATGFPVDDERHSGKEQEKIVHTLTDDMLTSGTLNISSRNLSSDTKKNDEPQIISSPVKQQVQPSKQDEEPPQRIITLEDEEEITTFGISNRPDPIIPSFNFEDEMNIIKKEFPTNNTSVGQGPATSSFSTENREDTPPEPTVTNQTTIFTLDEADDFTQKINLQAEIEKNIQPVEVKEEPKTEYIRTEEIQTKHPIQETDSQNPQSSEELNFLMERKIQERRERLKKLNSKFQGLAKQNVDEVEKVPAYLRQGIDLDETIDSNQNSDIYFNKKSNEIQIRPNNFFHDNVD, from the coding sequence ATGAATAATACAACCGACAATAACAAGTTATTTTTCGAGCTACCTAAAAACAGGCCTTCTGCTATCAAAGTGATAGGTGTAGGAGGCGGAGGTAACAATGCTGTGGGATACATGTACGACCAAGGAATAACAGGAGTAGATTTTATTGTATGTAATACAGATGCTCAGGCATTAATCAGTAATCCTATTCCCAACAAAATACAATTAGGAAATACCCTGACGGAAGGATTGGGTGCTGGTGCTAATCCTGAAATTGGAGAGCAGGCTGCTCTTGAAAGCATGGATGATATAAAAAATGCTTTGGGGGAACAAACCAAAATGGTATTTATAACTGCAGGAATGGGCGGAGGAACCGGAACCGGAGCAGCGCCTATTATAGCAGGAATTGCTAAGGAAATGGGGATACTGACCGTTGGTATTGTTACCATTCCTTTTTCTTTTGAGGGACGTGCACGTTTGGAGCAGGCTGAAAAGGGACTTGAAAAAATAAGAAAAAGTGTAGACTCTTTAATCGTTGTAAAAAACGATAAATTAAGAGAATTATACGGAAACTTAGGATACAAATCTGGTTTCTCAAAATCGAATGAAGTATTAAGTACTGCAGCTAAAGGAATTGCAGAAGTAATTACAAAAAATTACTCTATAAATATAGATTTAAGGGATGCTAAAACCGTTTTAGCAGATAGCGGAACAGCGATTATGGGCTCTGCTATAGCCTCTGGACCTAACAAAGCTCAGGAAGCTATTATGGCTGCACTTGATTCTCCATTATTGAATGACAATAAAATAACTGGTGCCAAAAACGTATTATTACTAATTGTTTCGGGAGACGATGAAATTACCGTTGATGAAATTGGTATAATCAATGATCATATTCAGTCTGAAGCAGGAAACAGTACGAATATTATCATGGGTATTGGTGAAGATGAAAGTCTTGGAGATAATATCAGCGTAACTGTCATTGCTACAGGTTTTCCTGTAGATGATGAGAGACACAGCGGAAAAGAACAGGAAAAAATAGTCCATACATTAACCGATGATATGCTTACTTCAGGAACTTTAAACATTAGTTCAAGAAATCTTTCTTCAGATACGAAAAAAAATGATGAGCCTCAAATTATTTCCAGCCCTGTAAAGCAACAAGTTCAGCCATCTAAGCAAGACGAGGAACCACCACAAAGAATAATTACACTTGAAGATGAAGAAGAAATCACAACATTCGGTATTTCTAATCGTCCTGACCCTATTATCCCATCTTTCAATTTTGAAGATGAAATGAATATTATAAAAAAAGAATTTCCTACAAATAATACTTCTGTAGGACAGGGACCAGCAACTTCCTCTTTTAGTACTGAAAATAGAGAAGATACTCCTCCCGAACCCACGGTAACTAATCAAACAACTATTTTTACTCTTGATGAAGCTGACGATTTTACGCAAAAAATAAATTTACAGGCTGAAATAGAAAAAAACATACAACCGGTAGAGGTTAAAGAGGAACCTAAAACCGAATACATCAGAACAGAAGAGATTCAAACTAAACATCCGATACAGGAAACAGATAGTCAAAATCCTCAAAGTTCAGAAGAACTGAATTTCTTAATGGAAAGAAAAATTCAGGAAAGAAGAGAAAGATTAAAAAAATTAAACAGTAAATTTCAGGGTCTTGCTAAACAAAATGTTGATGAAGTGGAAAAAGTTCCTGCCTATTTAAGACAGGGAATTGATTTAGATGAAACTATAGATTCTAATCAAAATTCGGATATATATTTCAATAAAAAATCGAATGAAATACAGATTCGTCCTAATAACTTTTTTCATGACAATGTTGACTAA
- a CDS encoding GatB/YqeY domain-containing protein — protein MSLESKIMDAMKIAMKEKDKVALESLRAIKSQLLLLKTDGTTSEVSPEQEIALLQRLVKQRKEAYEQFKANQREELAENELAQSKVIEQFLPAQLSVEDLETELKKIIEETEAKDIKDLGKVMGAATKKLQGKADGKIISETVRKLLS, from the coding sequence ATGAGTTTAGAAAGTAAAATAATGGATGCGATGAAAATCGCAATGAAAGAAAAGGATAAAGTAGCTCTTGAGTCCCTGCGTGCAATTAAGTCTCAACTATTACTTTTAAAAACGGATGGTACAACAAGCGAAGTTTCACCGGAACAGGAAATTGCCCTATTACAAAGGCTAGTGAAGCAAAGAAAAGAGGCTTACGAGCAATTTAAAGCTAATCAAAGGGAGGAATTAGCAGAAAACGAACTTGCTCAATCAAAAGTTATAGAACAATTTTTACCTGCTCAGTTATCAGTTGAAGATCTGGAAACTGAACTAAAAAAAATTATAGAAGAAACTGAGGCCAAAGACATTAAAGATCTTGGAAAGGTAATGGGTGCTGCAACCAAAAAATTACAAGGTAAAGCAGATGGAAAAATAATTTCAGAAACTGTTAGGAAGTTGTTGTCCTAA
- a CDS encoding Tex family protein, which produces MNLVSFIKSATGFTSKGIENTVKLLEEDSTVPFISRYRKEMTGNMDEVQIQKIVKLKTEFEEIEKRKETILKSIEEQDALTEELKDKILHCFDKNQLEDYYLPYKKKRKTRSVTAKENGLEPLAKIIMKQNPINDLEAIAFKYLSDKVSTVQDALQGARDIISEWINENETIRARIRGLFRQSAIIESKLIKSKEKEEEAQKFSNYFDFSEPLKKSPSHRLLAMIRGSNEGFLRIKIKVDTEEVFEMMERFYLKTRQKEIAEQIATAVKDSYNRLLEPALSNEVFQEAKLKADQTAIQVFSSNLEQLLLQPPLGEKRILAIDPGFKSGCKIVCLSEQGDLLHNDTIYPHPPQREAKEAVKKIKSMVNAYKIEAISIGNGTASRETERLIQSIAFDRELKVFVVSEAGASVYSASKIAREEYPSFDVTVRGAVSIGRRLSDPLAELVKIEPKSIGVGQYQHDVDQGLLKSELDAVVVSSVNNVGVNLNTAGKFLLSYVSGIGEKLAENIVAYRQEHGSFTSRQELKKVPRLGEKAFQQASAFLRIPASENPLDNSAVHPESYSLVNKMAKDLGVKIEQLVKNKEEIKKINVENYISEQVGLPTLKDIIKELEKPGLDPRKQVKIFSFDPSLKSIEDLKIGMKVPGIVNNITNFGCFVDIGIKESGLVHISKVAKEFVSDINSVVRLNQHVEAKIIEVDLPRKRIQLSLID; this is translated from the coding sequence ATGAATTTAGTTTCTTTTATTAAAAGTGCTACCGGTTTTACATCAAAAGGTATCGAAAACACAGTGAAATTGTTGGAAGAAGATTCCACAGTCCCTTTTATATCTAGATATAGAAAGGAAATGACAGGGAATATGGATGAAGTCCAGATACAAAAAATAGTAAAATTGAAAACTGAGTTTGAAGAAATTGAAAAGAGAAAGGAAACTATTCTTAAGAGTATTGAAGAACAGGATGCTTTAACTGAGGAATTAAAGGATAAGATCCTTCATTGTTTTGATAAAAATCAGTTAGAAGATTATTATCTTCCCTATAAAAAGAAACGGAAAACCCGTTCAGTAACGGCAAAAGAAAACGGATTGGAACCTTTAGCTAAAATTATAATGAAGCAAAATCCAATCAACGATTTGGAAGCAATAGCTTTTAAATATTTGTCGGACAAGGTTTCAACGGTTCAGGATGCTTTGCAGGGAGCAAGAGATATTATTTCGGAGTGGATCAACGAAAATGAAACTATTCGTGCGCGAATAAGGGGGCTTTTCCGACAATCTGCAATTATAGAATCCAAACTGATCAAATCTAAAGAAAAGGAAGAAGAAGCTCAGAAATTTTCTAATTATTTTGATTTTTCAGAACCACTTAAAAAATCCCCTTCTCATCGTTTACTGGCTATGATTCGGGGTTCTAATGAAGGGTTTTTAAGAATAAAAATTAAGGTAGATACAGAAGAGGTTTTTGAAATGATGGAAAGATTCTATTTAAAAACCCGTCAAAAAGAAATTGCTGAACAAATTGCAACGGCTGTAAAAGATTCTTATAATCGTTTGCTTGAGCCGGCTTTAAGCAACGAAGTTTTTCAGGAGGCTAAACTTAAAGCTGATCAAACTGCAATTCAGGTTTTTTCATCTAATCTTGAGCAATTACTGCTTCAACCACCTTTGGGTGAAAAAAGAATTCTAGCTATAGATCCGGGATTTAAATCGGGTTGTAAAATAGTATGCTTAAGCGAGCAGGGAGATTTGCTCCATAATGATACTATATATCCTCATCCACCTCAAAGAGAAGCTAAGGAAGCTGTAAAAAAAATAAAGTCAATGGTAAATGCATATAAAATTGAAGCGATTTCTATTGGTAATGGTACAGCCTCCAGAGAAACTGAGCGCTTGATTCAGTCGATAGCTTTTGATAGAGAACTTAAGGTTTTCGTAGTTAGTGAGGCAGGAGCTTCAGTATATTCAGCATCTAAAATAGCAAGAGAAGAATATCCTTCTTTCGACGTAACAGTCAGGGGGGCTGTTTCTATTGGACGAAGACTATCAGATCCATTGGCAGAGCTCGTAAAAATAGAGCCAAAATCAATTGGTGTTGGGCAATACCAACACGATGTAGATCAAGGACTTCTTAAAAGTGAGTTGGATGCCGTAGTAGTTTCCAGTGTTAATAATGTAGGAGTTAATCTAAATACGGCAGGTAAATTTTTATTATCGTACGTTTCAGGTATAGGAGAAAAACTTGCAGAAAACATTGTTGCTTACAGGCAAGAACACGGCTCATTTACATCCCGGCAAGAATTAAAAAAAGTTCCTCGTTTAGGAGAAAAAGCATTTCAGCAGGCTTCAGCCTTCTTACGGATACCTGCCTCAGAAAATCCGTTGGATAATTCTGCCGTACACCCGGAAAGCTATTCCTTAGTTAACAAAATGGCAAAAGATCTAGGTGTAAAAATTGAACAGTTGGTTAAAAATAAAGAAGAAATAAAGAAGATAAATGTCGAGAATTATATTTCAGAGCAAGTGGGATTACCTACCTTAAAAGATATTATTAAAGAGCTCGAAAAACCCGGATTAGACCCTCGTAAGCAAGTTAAAATTTTTAGTTTTGATCCTTCACTAAAATCTATAGAAGATTTAAAAATTGGAATGAAAGTACCGGGTATAGTTAATAATATTACCAATTTTGGATGTTTTGTAGATATAGGGATTAAAGAGAGTGGTTTAGTGCATATTTCGAAGGTTGCTAAAGAGTTTGTTTCAGACATAAATTCAGTTGTACGTTTAAACCAGCATGTTGAAGCTAAGATTATCGAAGTGGATTTACCAAGAAAAAGAATACAGCTTTCATTAATAGATTAA
- a CDS encoding T9SS type B sorting domain-containing protein: protein MKIKCIYSLLLVVFTAAYSYSQLVENPWVKIIDHNGTSDNIDVDCDYEYYNGKTIRLTAQYPVLKQTNTYEVTSINYPSDIDFSKGTAIDITQGPGSKQDDIFSDKIKLPFEFCFYGVKYNYIIISDNGVVSFDISQAKKDCSYRIAGNVPSSGLPRSAIFGVYHDMFIGGGKDQNGKIRIHQEGTAPYRKFTVSYDNVPQFTPINETIYSSSQIVLYETLNVIDVYVGEKKLNPNTRKEKRSVIGIMNSTGNLGVSPPDRNTGEWEASKEAWRFTPNGKTDISVKWFNSNNVNIGTGNSIDVSPSADTSYKVQVSYNGCTNITVEDIINVKFSDEFPTANQVNVGPFCINQGESYTINLKSYEDKINSDNKMTFTYYKDSNLTIPISDEEAVSYSFSSDQTVSVKVLKSGICYSIGSINLKLNKRPVLVSGKEFKVCDIGNDNKEVVNLYSFAHGVPSNVSYVFLDSNQVELSSTSASNYLVDVTSSVTKSQTFYIKAWDKNINDKECYTIVPFTIRLVKKIQLKSDKVYICSIKEGQLVIENLTKYRNLLLTDASDNPALNSIVWEFYENSTYTQKIYDPENYLLKLNKVIYVKASHPDFCQDSRTELIFMEGTDCDDQKDPEPIPGGLTPYLCDVKDPEIIDLGSGGYLPLFFQKTSISWSSVEILGFYKNAACTVALPITGTAPKYLYSITPPSNFTVYLKYKLPSGTIGVNSLTFLVSKYENFDVKLFTICDTFNDGEERIDLDIYKKMLSGLYKYSKPAPTFGEDPYDEVIFFDNKEDRDLFLADDKHLNGMIKDSYYTLKLSDNPKFLYAVVRFNRCSYPYDIQFYLASIDVKETPEYIVCDFNDDKVETINIVELILKNKKNASDLNDIELLLTKEQLEDLKNPISDLYTLSYYSTLNLAHAGNIESAADPRKFELNQNLIPSQMSAYVRLDFKNQCQIIVKINFKFTTAVKLPKYKNLIVCDLDRDNKEKVDLSEIIESSNGAVIKFFTSQKEAENNDIGSSAYIGKYTDESTPVYFNADAGLSNPLKIYMRVDDGETSCFKVLPVDITLVMAPDVPNTSLTICDFENDGKELITSSNIKQYIIDPLIKNNPELNNTMLFEFYYTESQANEGTDKLSSFWINQNTEIWVKIIYNNCFKVYKLTFSLAESPKLNSNISVKICNNNTKNSDETTVNEVVNLNNFNSKFLTDSQKVDDFIFKYYKSYDQAYSDTSKISAGTTVINQLPIVFWVRVEDKNGCFSIVSLKIEAYPELNVNNITDEICNDEKRVYVDLNTLPAQMIGSEYNLTDFNITFHSTKSNAINNVLINTPEEYEVSEGSEVWVKFVYKLNCETSGCCFIIRKISFSVPLIPKEVGGFINICDESDGILDNTYVIADLDKYKSEVVREDPAYIEEHYNFTYYREYEDAVNATAGKAESPINFTIKQEELEKPSSPTDPLFYRIYIKIDRKDGKCSTVSFLSVNVTLKILLDNEEIDVSVCENKDLNGIVNSVDLTAFAKQIINSKDAAFTYYQNEDDARAAKNPILNPSNYTTKVVRKESIYPVDEVFVRINDSKEHLCDNLAKIKIKVYPFINIENQTTEICEYTSEGNKTIVDLWALQKQMLASIGITDKEKLEIIYKQIRIIFFNDADVEIGRVEDTQATIPETITKYSPLAGKLKEIIKVRFEYKDLTCYYDGLITIEQKNTPKPDALVYVTCDADLNGKYDDVLLKDIDLLIVSDLTRNKISYYLAKEDALNGTSSIDKNKYFEINLEHVYYFRVEDSTTSCIGINTLKFVTHPVISLKDGELEACDSDLDGFTSFNLNLLTPEYKVLPKASIKYYKNEKNAKNANKDEVSGSDTSIQEPELSNYFNVIKYEDYVYVRVEDLDGTYCPSVAKIKLKAYSPEVPEQTVYMCPDTETNLDGGNFDQYVWEFNGRIIGNSRYVNVNQFGIYKLTVTKNLNYGLSCTLTFTIEVKELEKPVIIDLNQGKDYITVIAKGPAPLEYSIDNINWQLSNTFSNLEPGIYTFYVRSKANGCESLTSQGIIFGIYNVITPNNDGYNDVWRMCGLQLIKEPSHVKIFDRYGKLVFEEKSHTCFVWDGKYLGRVLPTASYWYIVTISDGRQYTGWIMLRNFNENTR from the coding sequence ATGAAAATTAAATGCATTTATTCGTTATTGCTCGTAGTATTTACTGCTGCCTATTCCTATTCTCAATTAGTTGAGAATCCATGGGTTAAAATTATCGATCACAATGGAACGTCTGATAATATAGATGTTGATTGTGATTATGAATATTACAATGGTAAAACTATTAGGTTAACAGCCCAATATCCTGTTTTAAAACAAACAAATACATATGAGGTAACATCAATAAACTATCCATCAGATATAGATTTTTCCAAAGGAACCGCTATAGATATAACTCAAGGTCCGGGTTCTAAACAAGATGATATTTTTAGTGATAAAATAAAGCTTCCTTTTGAATTTTGCTTTTATGGAGTTAAATATAACTATATTATTATAAGTGATAATGGTGTTGTTAGTTTTGATATTTCTCAGGCAAAAAAGGATTGTTCTTATAGAATAGCAGGAAATGTTCCGAGTTCAGGTTTGCCAAGAAGTGCTATTTTTGGTGTTTACCATGATATGTTTATAGGTGGAGGTAAAGATCAAAACGGTAAAATTAGAATTCATCAGGAAGGAACAGCTCCCTATAGAAAGTTTACTGTAAGTTATGATAATGTACCTCAATTTACCCCTATAAACGAAACTATTTATTCATCTTCTCAAATAGTTTTATATGAAACACTAAATGTAATAGATGTTTACGTGGGTGAGAAAAAATTAAATCCTAATACCCGAAAGGAAAAGCGTTCGGTTATAGGAATTATGAATTCTACAGGAAACTTGGGTGTTTCTCCACCCGATAGAAATACAGGTGAATGGGAAGCCAGTAAAGAAGCTTGGAGATTTACCCCTAACGGAAAAACAGACATTTCAGTAAAATGGTTTAATAGTAATAATGTCAATATTGGTACAGGTAACTCTATTGATGTTTCTCCATCTGCTGATACATCATATAAAGTACAGGTTTCTTATAATGGATGTACAAACATTACAGTTGAAGATATTATAAATGTGAAATTTTCAGATGAATTTCCTACAGCTAATCAAGTTAATGTAGGTCCATTCTGTATTAATCAAGGTGAAAGTTATACAATTAACTTAAAATCCTATGAAGATAAAATCAATTCTGATAATAAAATGACATTTACCTACTATAAAGACTCAAATTTAACCATACCTATATCTGATGAAGAAGCTGTTAGCTATTCTTTTTCATCCGATCAGACAGTATCTGTTAAAGTTTTAAAAAGCGGAATTTGTTATAGTATTGGATCAATAAATTTAAAATTAAATAAACGTCCCGTTTTAGTTAGCGGAAAAGAATTTAAAGTTTGCGATATAGGTAATGACAATAAAGAGGTGGTAAATTTGTATTCATTTGCACATGGAGTACCTTCAAATGTAAGCTATGTTTTTTTAGATAGTAATCAGGTTGAATTATCAAGTACGTCTGCGAGTAATTATTTGGTAGATGTAACATCTTCAGTAACTAAAAGCCAAACGTTTTATATAAAAGCATGGGACAAAAATATAAATGATAAAGAGTGTTACACAATAGTACCCTTTACAATCAGATTAGTTAAAAAAATTCAATTAAAATCCGATAAAGTCTATATATGTTCTATAAAAGAAGGACAGCTGGTAATTGAAAATCTAACTAAATACCGAAACTTATTACTAACAGATGCATCTGATAATCCCGCACTAAATTCAATTGTTTGGGAATTTTATGAAAATTCGACTTATACCCAAAAAATATATGATCCGGAAAACTATTTATTAAAATTAAATAAAGTTATTTATGTAAAAGCTTCTCATCCGGATTTTTGTCAGGATAGCAGAACGGAATTGATATTTATGGAAGGAACAGATTGTGACGACCAGAAAGATCCAGAACCAATTCCCGGAGGTTTAACCCCTTATTTATGTGATGTTAAAGACCCGGAAATTATAGATTTGGGATCCGGTGGATACTTACCTTTATTCTTTCAAAAAACTTCCATTTCCTGGAGTTCGGTAGAAATTTTAGGTTTTTATAAAAATGCAGCTTGTACTGTAGCTTTACCTATAACAGGTACAGCACCAAAATATTTATATAGTATTACTCCTCCATCTAATTTTACTGTCTATTTAAAATATAAACTACCCTCAGGTACCATAGGAGTTAATTCATTAACATTCTTGGTTTCAAAATATGAAAATTTTGATGTTAAACTCTTTACAATATGTGACACATTTAACGATGGAGAGGAAAGAATTGATTTAGATATTTACAAAAAAATGTTATCAGGCTTATATAAGTACAGTAAGCCTGCACCTACTTTTGGAGAAGATCCGTATGATGAAGTTATATTTTTTGATAATAAAGAGGATAGAGATTTATTTCTAGCTGATGATAAGCATCTGAATGGAATGATTAAAGATAGCTATTATACTTTAAAGCTATCTGATAATCCTAAATTTCTTTATGCGGTTGTAAGATTTAATAGGTGTAGTTATCCCTATGATATTCAATTTTACCTTGCGTCGATTGATGTTAAAGAAACGCCAGAATATATTGTATGTGATTTTAACGATGATAAAGTAGAAACTATAAATATTGTAGAGCTTATTCTTAAAAATAAGAAAAATGCATCAGATTTAAATGATATTGAATTATTATTAACTAAAGAACAATTAGAAGATCTAAAAAATCCAATTAGTGATTTATATACACTTAGTTATTATTCAACTTTAAATCTTGCTCATGCGGGGAATATAGAATCAGCTGCAGACCCAAGGAAATTTGAACTTAATCAAAATCTCATACCATCTCAGATGTCTGCTTACGTGAGATTAGATTTTAAAAATCAATGTCAGATAATAGTCAAGATAAATTTTAAATTTACTACGGCTGTAAAACTACCTAAATATAAAAATTTGATTGTTTGCGATTTAGATAGAGATAATAAAGAAAAAGTTGATCTCTCTGAAATTATTGAAAGTTCAAATGGAGCCGTAATCAAATTTTTTACGAGTCAGAAAGAGGCTGAAAATAATGATATTGGAAGTTCCGCATATATTGGGAAATATACAGATGAAAGTACTCCTGTTTATTTTAATGCAGATGCAGGATTATCTAATCCTTTAAAAATTTACATGAGAGTTGATGATGGCGAAACCAGCTGTTTTAAAGTTTTACCTGTAGATATAACACTGGTAATGGCTCCTGATGTACCCAATACAAGTTTAACAATTTGTGATTTTGAAAATGATGGAAAAGAACTTATCACTTCTTCGAACATAAAACAATACATAATTGATCCTTTGATTAAAAATAATCCCGAATTAAATAATACCATGTTGTTTGAATTTTATTATACAGAAAGTCAGGCAAATGAAGGTACAGATAAACTTAGTTCTTTCTGGATAAATCAAAATACTGAAATTTGGGTTAAAATCATCTATAATAATTGTTTTAAGGTATACAAATTAACATTTTCACTAGCAGAATCTCCAAAGCTGAATTCTAATATTTCAGTAAAAATTTGTAATAATAACACAAAAAACAGTGATGAGACAACAGTTAATGAAGTTGTGAATTTAAATAACTTCAATAGTAAATTTTTAACAGATTCTCAGAAGGTTGATGATTTTATATTTAAATATTACAAATCTTATGATCAGGCATATAGCGATACTTCTAAAATTTCTGCTGGGACAACTGTAATAAATCAACTACCTATAGTGTTTTGGGTCAGAGTGGAGGATAAAAACGGGTGCTTTAGTATTGTTTCTCTGAAGATAGAGGCTTATCCTGAATTAAATGTGAACAATATTACCGATGAAATTTGTAACGATGAAAAAAGAGTATATGTTGATTTAAATACCTTACCGGCTCAGATGATTGGATCCGAATATAACTTAACGGATTTTAACATAACATTTCATTCTACAAAATCTAATGCCATTAATAATGTATTAATCAATACTCCTGAAGAATATGAGGTAAGTGAAGGAAGTGAAGTATGGGTAAAATTTGTTTATAAGCTAAATTGTGAAACCTCGGGTTGTTGCTTTATTATCCGAAAAATAAGTTTTAGCGTTCCTTTAATACCTAAAGAAGTTGGCGGTTTCATAAATATTTGTGATGAGTCAGATGGAATTTTGGATAATACCTATGTAATTGCTGATCTAGACAAATACAAAAGTGAAGTGGTTAGGGAAGACCCGGCGTATATCGAAGAGCATTATAATTTTACATATTATAGAGAATATGAAGATGCGGTAAATGCAACAGCGGGAAAAGCAGAGAGCCCGATAAATTTTACCATTAAACAGGAAGAGTTGGAAAAACCGTCATCACCTACAGATCCTTTATTTTATCGTATCTATATTAAAATAGATCGAAAAGATGGTAAATGTAGTACAGTGAGCTTTTTATCTGTAAATGTAACTTTAAAAATACTTTTAGATAATGAAGAAATCGATGTATCTGTTTGTGAAAATAAAGATTTAAACGGTATTGTTAACAGTGTAGATTTAACAGCATTTGCTAAACAGATAATTAATTCAAAAGACGCAGCTTTCACATATTATCAAAATGAAGATGATGCAAGAGCTGCTAAAAACCCAATATTAAATCCATCAAATTATACAACTAAAGTAGTACGCAAAGAAAGTATTTATCCGGTTGATGAGGTTTTTGTTAGAATTAATGATTCAAAAGAACACTTATGTGATAACCTGGCTAAAATAAAAATTAAAGTATATCCATTTATTAATATTGAAAATCAGACCACAGAAATCTGTGAGTATACTTCTGAAGGAAATAAAACTATAGTAGATTTATGGGCATTACAAAAACAGATGTTAGCCTCAATAGGTATTACTGATAAAGAAAAATTAGAAATTATATATAAACAAATCCGTATAATTTTCTTTAACGATGCAGATGTAGAAATTGGAAGAGTAGAAGATACACAGGCGACAATACCCGAAACTATAACAAAATACTCACCACTAGCAGGGAAATTGAAAGAAATTATAAAAGTTAGATTTGAATATAAAGACCTGACTTGTTATTATGATGGTTTAATTACTATAGAACAAAAAAATACTCCAAAACCAGATGCATTGGTTTATGTAACTTGCGATGCTGATTTGAATGGAAAATATGACGATGTTTTATTAAAAGATATAGATCTTTTGATAGTATCGGACTTAACACGAAATAAAATATCTTATTATTTAGCAAAAGAAGATGCTTTAAATGGGACATCTTCCATTGACAAAAATAAGTACTTTGAGATAAATCTGGAACATGTTTATTATTTCAGAGTAGAAGATAGTACAACCAGTTGTATCGGTATTAATACATTAAAGTTCGTGACACATCCGGTAATCTCTTTAAAAGATGGTGAGCTTGAAGCCTGCGATAGTGACTTAGACGGTTTTACATCATTTAATTTAAATTTGCTTACCCCTGAATATAAGGTCTTGCCAAAGGCTTCAATAAAATATTATAAAAATGAAAAAAATGCTAAAAATGCAAACAAGGATGAGGTCTCCGGAAGTGATACGAGTATTCAAGAACCTGAATTATCTAACTACTTTAATGTTATTAAATATGAAGACTATGTTTATGTAAGAGTTGAAGACTTAGACGGTACTTATTGTCCTTCGGTTGCTAAAATAAAACTTAAAGCGTATTCACCAGAGGTTCCGGAACAAACGGTTTACATGTGTCCGGATACCGAGACAAACCTGGACGGAGGAAATTTCGACCAATACGTTTGGGAGTTTAATGGTAGAATTATAGGTAATTCAAGATATGTAAATGTAAATCAGTTTGGAATTTATAAATTAACGGTTACTAAAAATTTGAACTATGGATTATCTTGTACACTGACCTTCACTATTGAAGTTAAAGAACTAGAAAAACCTGTGATAATAGATTTGAATCAGGGTAAAGATTATATTACAGTAATAGCTAAAGGTCCGGCTCCTTTAGAATATTCAATTGACAATATCAATTGGCAGTTGAGTAATACATTTTCGAATTTGGAACCGGGTATTTACACTTTTTATGTCCGTTCGAAAGCAAATGGTTGTGAATCCCTAACTTCTCAGGGTATAATTTTTGGTATTTATAATGTCATTACTCCTAATAATGATGGTTATAATGATGTTTGGAGGATGTGCGGATTACAACTGATAAAAGAGCCATCTCATGTAAAAATATTTGACAGATATGGTAAGTTGGTATTTGAAGAAAAGTCTCATACTTGTTTTGTCTGGGATGGTAAATATTTAGGAAGGGTGTTACCGACTGCTTCTTATTGGTATATTGTAACAATTTCAGATGGAAGACAATATACAGGCTGGATTATGCTCAGAAATTTTAATGAGAACACAAGATAA